A genome region from Flavobacterium sp. CFS9 includes the following:
- a CDS encoding amino acid adenylation domain-containing protein — protein MKIKEIYALNPLQEGIFFRWQISENEYFEQSCYHIYGKVEVELLQKTFDFLVSRHDTLRTCFNNTTVNDILQVVLDSVPSGFYYRDESANENFSLENFKKSDRDKGFNLYKGSQIRLTVIKLRENVFEFIWSYHHIILDGWSIELLIKDFFYVYKCLLAGQEIKLSAPPSYSAYSKWLSQLDKKSIAAYWEEYLFGFETNTGIPFFNPDNQNRQETEAKVFHTLSGKNKGTVTALCRELGITENIFFQTIWGILLAKYNDTDDIVFGSVVSGRPSEVDRIEEMLGLFINTIPVRIKFNSEETIKNILIDTQKEAIRSIPNHYIQLAEIQSKSNLGQQLFDTLVVYENYPSQEYAEDELINSAQDTLEVVATEAFEKTNYNFSLAIVPGIDTVLRFTYNAQKYSSEFIENLKKSFEYIYIQVLENPDRLFSEIDLVAGEERNRLFFDFNRETFDIKANHTVIGYFSKQVFKNPNKTAVKYKEESLSYQELDEKSNKLAHYLIQNYDIQESDFVAVALERSEMLIVTILAIFKLGAVYVPIDIHFPEERKKVITESSQCVVVVNEDTIREFENSTQKDTAINREIEASQIAYAIYTSGSTGKPKGVMVTHRNFSVLLANCRKKFGTDVKTHFPVLASNSFDIFFFEVFYPLTIGGTITILSSETIQDLALLSKEIEKINGFHAVPVLMRQLLDYSIDFDLADRFSQVTKVFMGGEASSNETLEDLSKIFPNASIHVLYGPTEGTIFITGQAYVQKQKSYNPQLIGTPNRGSKIYLVDTANNLVPIGVPGEICIAGEQVANGYVNDESIGREVFMTDFFSRKKLYKTGDLARWHFNGVIEFIGRKDSQIKLNGYRIELGEIETALQEEETIKKAIVLVDNQKVDQKRIVAFYTGAEELDEKSLKKQLQQKLPSYMIPSKIVWVEAFPILINGKTNVKALLTLGQQTTKSEQYTLPKTELEAKILNIWKEILCNENIGIQDNFFEIGGNSISLMKMVRLVNKELDINLKVLNAFKFSNIEALTHHITQDVEPGLELVDEKNSKSVDIANQTLSILKKKQQIN, from the coding sequence ATGAAAATAAAAGAAATATATGCACTGAATCCTTTACAGGAAGGAATTTTTTTTCGCTGGCAAATATCAGAAAATGAATATTTTGAACAATCCTGTTACCACATTTATGGGAAAGTTGAGGTGGAGTTATTACAGAAAACATTTGATTTTTTGGTGTCAAGACACGATACATTAAGAACCTGTTTTAACAACACTACCGTAAATGATATTCTGCAAGTGGTTTTGGATAGTGTTCCTTCCGGTTTTTATTACCGGGATGAGAGTGCCAATGAAAATTTTTCTTTGGAGAATTTTAAAAAATCAGACAGAGATAAAGGATTTAATCTTTACAAAGGCTCACAAATAAGATTAACGGTTATCAAGCTTCGGGAAAATGTATTTGAGTTTATCTGGAGTTATCATCATATTATTTTGGATGGCTGGAGTATTGAACTCTTAATAAAAGATTTTTTCTACGTATACAAATGTTTATTGGCAGGTCAGGAGATTAAGCTGTCTGCACCGCCAAGTTATTCCGCCTACAGCAAGTGGCTTTCACAATTGGATAAAAAAAGTATAGCGGCTTATTGGGAAGAATATCTTTTCGGATTTGAAACTAATACCGGCATACCATTTTTTAACCCCGACAATCAAAATCGTCAGGAAACAGAAGCGAAAGTATTTCACACCCTGTCCGGAAAAAATAAAGGGACTGTTACAGCACTTTGTAGGGAATTGGGAATTACCGAAAATATCTTTTTTCAGACCATTTGGGGAATACTGCTTGCCAAATACAATGATACCGATGATATTGTTTTTGGGAGTGTAGTGTCAGGCAGACCTTCAGAAGTAGATCGAATAGAAGAAATGTTGGGACTTTTTATTAATACGATTCCCGTTAGGATAAAATTTAATTCAGAAGAAACCATAAAGAATATCCTGATCGATACCCAAAAAGAAGCCATAAGAAGTATTCCAAATCATTATATTCAACTGGCAGAAATACAATCAAAGAGTAACTTAGGACAGCAGTTATTTGACACTTTGGTAGTTTATGAAAATTATCCGTCACAGGAATATGCAGAAGATGAGTTGATTAATTCGGCTCAGGACACTTTAGAAGTAGTCGCGACAGAAGCATTTGAAAAAACAAATTATAATTTTTCACTGGCCATAGTTCCGGGGATTGATACCGTGTTGAGGTTTACCTATAATGCTCAAAAATACAGTTCGGAATTTATAGAAAACCTGAAAAAATCTTTTGAGTACATCTACATTCAGGTACTTGAAAACCCGGACCGTTTATTTTCTGAAATTGATTTAGTTGCAGGAGAAGAAAGAAACAGATTATTTTTTGATTTCAACAGAGAGACTTTTGATATTAAAGCAAACCATACTGTCATTGGTTATTTTTCTAAACAAGTATTTAAAAATCCAAATAAAACAGCTGTAAAGTATAAGGAAGAATCTCTTAGCTATCAGGAATTAGACGAAAAAAGTAATAAACTGGCGCATTATCTCATTCAAAATTATGATATACAAGAGAGTGATTTTGTTGCAGTAGCTTTAGAAAGATCAGAAATGTTAATCGTAACTATTTTGGCCATTTTTAAACTGGGTGCCGTTTATGTTCCAATTGACATTCATTTTCCGGAAGAAAGAAAAAAAGTCATCACAGAAAGCAGTCAATGTGTAGTAGTAGTCAATGAAGATACGATCAGAGAATTTGAAAACTCGACTCAGAAGGACACTGCGATCAACAGAGAAATAGAAGCTTCTCAAATTGCTTATGCGATCTATACCTCAGGGTCTACAGGAAAGCCCAAGGGAGTTATGGTGACACATCGCAATTTCAGTGTACTTTTGGCCAATTGCAGAAAAAAATTCGGAACAGATGTTAAAACACATTTTCCGGTTTTAGCCTCAAATTCCTTTGATATTTTTTTCTTCGAAGTTTTTTATCCTTTAACGATAGGGGGTACCATAACAATATTAAGTTCTGAGACCATACAAGATCTTGCGCTTTTGAGCAAAGAAATTGAAAAAATCAATGGCTTTCATGCCGTACCGGTTTTAATGAGACAGTTATTGGATTATAGCATTGATTTTGACCTTGCAGATCGTTTTTCACAGGTCACAAAAGTATTTATGGGAGGAGAAGCTTCTTCAAACGAAACTTTGGAAGATTTGTCAAAGATATTTCCTAATGCATCTATTCATGTACTGTACGGGCCTACTGAGGGAACCATTTTTATAACGGGACAAGCTTATGTGCAGAAACAGAAAAGTTATAATCCGCAATTGATAGGTACACCTAACAGAGGTTCAAAAATATACCTAGTGGATACCGCAAATAATCTGGTGCCAATAGGAGTTCCGGGAGAAATTTGCATTGCGGGGGAGCAAGTTGCAAATGGATATGTAAACGATGAAAGCATTGGAAGAGAAGTTTTTATGACTGATTTTTTCTCCAGAAAGAAACTCTATAAAACGGGTGATTTAGCCCGTTGGCATTTCAATGGAGTTATTGAATTCATTGGCCGAAAAGACAGTCAGATTAAATTAAACGGGTATCGTATCGAACTTGGTGAAATTGAAACGGCACTTCAGGAAGAGGAGACAATTAAGAAGGCCATCGTTTTAGTGGACAACCAAAAGGTTGATCAGAAAAGAATCGTTGCTTTTTACACCGGAGCTGAAGAACTGGACGAAAAGTCATTAAAAAAACAGCTGCAGCAAAAATTGCCGTCGTACATGATTCCTTCAAAGATCGTTTGGGTCGAGGCCTTTCCAATTCTGATCAACGGAAAAACAAATGTTAAAGCCTTATTGACTTTAGGACAACAAACGACCAAAAGTGAACAATATACGTTGCCTAAAACCGAGTTGGAAGCCAAAATACTAAACATTTGGAAAGAGATTCTGTGTAATGAGAATATTGGCATACAGGATAACTTTTTTGAAATAGGAGGTAACTCTATTTCCCTCATGAAAATGGTACGGCTCGTTAACAAAGAATTGGATATCAACTTAAAAGTACTCAATGCATTTAAGTTTAGCAATATTGAGGCACTTACCCATCATATTACGCAAGATGTAGAGCCAGGTCTTGAGCTGGTAGACGAAAAGAACTCCAAGTCTGTTGATATCGCCAATCAGACCCTGTCAATTTTAAAAAAGAAGCAGCAAATAAATTAA